GTCTCCTTTCCTCCGCACGCCGCAAGGCCCGCACGCCAATAGGCCCCTTATTGTGGCGCGAGGGACGCCTCGCCCTGCCACGCCAATGGAGAGTAATGAGTCTAAACCTCCTCGATCTCTTACCTCCCCGCCAATGTCTGTTAAAAAAACTTCCGGCTCCTGGGCTTACAAGGCGAACTTCGTAGTAACCGACTCATCTGCCTTTGCACTGTAGTCTGGTCTCAGTACAAATTAGATAATGATTCTCAATGGCCACCCGAGGGGTCTTTACAATACCAAATCTTAACCGATCTGGACAATTTCTGCCATCGgctgggaaaatggggagaaataccCTACGTCGTGGCCTTTTGGGACCTCAGGTCTCGCCCCAACCTATGttcttcctgcccctctgcaTGCATGCTCCTTGCCCGCCCACAACCCCCTGATGACCCCACCTCACCAACTTCCCGGATCTCCAACCCGTTAGAGGATCTAGCCACGCCGCGCACCAGCCCTCGCGCACCAGCCCTCGCCCCCTTCCGTACTCCCAACCTCCAGCCGTCCCGCCCTCGCCTCCCATATCATCCCGAACTCTTCCTCAGACTCCTCCCAGCGAACAGACCCCAGCGGCCATCTTACCTCTCCGTGAGGTGGCAAGACCTGAAGGACTGGTTGGCTTTCacgtccccttctccctccaagaCTCATCCGCCATTGAAAAGCGGCTAGGGTCATTCTCGGCTGACCCCACCCAATACATTAAGGAATTCCAATACCTTGCCCAAGCCTTCAGTCTCACATGGTATGAAATCCATGTAATCCTCACCTCTACCCTCACCCCTGAGGAGAGGGAGCGCATCCAGGCCGCAGCCAGGGAACATGCAGACCAAACCCACATGACCGCCCCCACTATGCCTGTAGGGGCCGATGCTGTCCCGGCGGCCGACCCCAATTGGAACTACCAACATGCAGGCAATGGTCACCGCCGCCGGGACCAGATCATCCCGTGCCTACTAGCAGGCATGAGGGCAACCTCAACCAAATCagtaaattttaacaaacttcAAGAAATAATACAGGACCCCAATGAAAACCCCGCAGCCTTCCTTAGCCGGCTCACAGAGGCACTTACCCAGTATACCAGACTAGACCCTACCACCCCCGCCGGGGCCACAGTATTGGCCACCTACTTTATTTCCCAATCAGCCCCTGATAttcaaaaaaaaccttaaaaaggcTGAAGATGGTCCTCAAACCCCTATGGCCGACCTGGTAAAGATGGCTTTTAAAGTGTTTAATGGCCGAGAGGAAGCTCAAGAACAAAGGCGATAGGCCCGTCTCCAACAAAACGTACAATTACAGACCCAAGCCTTGGTAGCTGCCCTGAGGCCAGCCACAGTAAAGCCCTCTGGACCACAGCCCCCTCCGGGGCCAAGCTTTAAATGTGGCCAAGAAGGCCATTGGTCTCATCAGTGTCCCCATCCCAAAAAGCCTACCAGTCCATGCCCATTGTGCCAGCAAATGGGCCATTGGGAATCCGATTGTCCTAACCCAGGGGACGACAGACTAGCAACGCCCCCACGTGGCGAGGCTTCACCCCGATTGGACTCTGCCTTCCAACTGCTGGAGATGGAGGATGACGACTGACGAGGCCCAGACTCAGTAACTCCGGTGACCCACGCTGAGCCCAGGGTAAAACTCCAGGTAGCGGGTAAGTCCATCTC
This genomic stretch from Acinonyx jubatus isolate Ajub_Pintada_27869175 chromosome C2, VMU_Ajub_asm_v1.0, whole genome shotgun sequence harbors:
- the LOC113599748 gene encoding uncharacterized protein LOC113599748; its protein translation is MTFQNAIATQKITGWYLPWAFILLWMSEQNLEEADTHERRLARQSPFLRTPQGPHANRPLIVARGTPRPATPMESNESKPPRSLTSPPIGSSHAAHQPSRTSPRPLPYSQPPAVPPSPPISSRTLPQTPPSEQTPAAILPLREVARPEGLVGFHVPFSLQDSSAIEKRLGSFSADPTQYIKEFQYLAQAFSLTWYEIHVILTSTLTPEERERIQAAAREHADQTHMTAPTMPVGADAVPAADPNWNYQHAGNGHRRRDQIIPCLLAGMRATSTKSVNFNKLQEIIQDPNENPAAFLSRLTEALTQYTRLDPTTPAGATVLATYFISQSAPDIQKKP